The sequence ttcctgactgcaggccagGTGCTTGTTGCGCCCCCAGCTGCCCCCACCTCCATTTAATAGCTCCCACCCTGGCTTAAGATACCTTGATTTGGATGGCCCACTGGGTTGCTCTGCCTCCATACTCCCCTCACTCCAATGCATCCTCCATGTGGCCAACAAAGTGATTTCCCCCAGGCGCTGCTCTGCCCCATCACTCCCCTACTCCACACATTCCAGGAGTTCCCAATcccctccaggatcaaatgcaaaatcctcCTTCATTCAAAGCCCACCTTGCCTTAGACATGGCTACTTGACCagccttctcctcccttccttcctgcccccCACCCATGGATTTGATGACTCTCACCTTGCTCTTCTGGGATGTAGGCAGTCACCTCTCAGCTCAGATCATTCCCTCTGGCTGTCCCCTGGGACTGGAATCCTCTCTTCTTGGTCCAAGTCCCAGTTAAAAACCTCATCTGtcacaggaagcctttcccaatcctggGTAATTGGGGGGAACTCCCCACCTTTTACCATCTTAGTTATCCCACAGAGCTGGTTTGTAcacatttgtttgcttgttgtgtggctctcccccctccctcaccCCTTTAGGCCgggagcttcttgagggcagggattgtcctCTGCCCCTTTCTACCAGCCTCAGTCCAATACCTAATAGatagtaggcactgaataaaACTTTATTGACTGTTCCCATTTGATTCCCGTTTCCTCCACTCTCACAAACTCCCTCTGTTGATGGGTTCGATTCCACTGCTTTCTACCTGTTTTAACTTTGGCACCTCAATTACTCcattccccacctccaccccctcGTTCCCCCACTTATGGGTTCCTTTGCAACCTGCCAATGTCCCTCCTCCTTGAAGACACTCTACTGGACCCTAAATGTACACTTTTGAGCTGTCACTCAACAACATGGAACAAATGCAAATGACTGAGCTCTTCTCAGCCTGACCATGAACTAAGGGAATTCTGAAGGATTCATGGTGGAACATAATTATCTACCTGCAGGGAAAGAACTGAGCGACTCCAAAGGCAGGTGGAAGCaagctattttcacttttgtgtgtTTTCCTTTGGTCTacttcttctttcacaacatatatggaaatgtttcacatgattgtatatatgtagccaaatcaaaattttgtaaaagtgaatattaaaaattgtctctacatataattggaaaaaataaaatactatttaaaaaaagatttctatcaCATGTGTATCCTTTGAGGGGAAATAAGGGCTGACTTTTTCCTGAAGCCTGGCTACATTGATTACTTTCCCAAAGTTTCTCCCCAGGGTGGATTCTCTGGTGTATACTAAGACCAGCTCTCTGGGACAAAGCCATTCTatattggttacattcataagattTCTCTCCTTTGTGGATTCTTCAACGTATAGGAAGACAGGGGCTGCATTTGAAAGACTTTTCACATTGATTACATTCCTAATATTTCtttccagtgtgaattctctggtaTACAATAAGACCAGCCCTTTGATATACAGCCATTCTAcactggttacatttataagatttctctccagtgtgaattctccaAAGTACAGGAAAATTGGAGCTGTATTTGAAAAATTTTCCAcactgattatatttttaaattttctttccaggGTGGATTCTGTAATGTTGATCAAGATTCTGTCTTTTGGAAGATTTTTCTATATGATTGTATTcctaaggtttctctccagtgtgaattctctgatgtacagtaagaccAGCCCTCTGAGTGAAAGTCTTTCTACATTGattgcattcataaggtttctctccattgtggattctctgatgtacaggaAGACTGGAACTAcatctaaaagtctttccacattgattacacttataaggtttctctccagtgtggattctctgatgtacagtaagactGGAGCGGCaagtgaaagtctttccacactgattgcattcataaggtttttctccagtgtggattctctgatgatgATCAAGACTGGCCCTCTGTGGataagcctttccacattgattacatttgtAAGGTTTTTCCCCAGTGTGGTTTCTCTGATGTACAGCAAGACCAGATCTGGTTCTGAATGTCTTCCCACACTGATTACAtgcaaaaggtttctctccagtgtgggttcTCTGATGCACAATAAAACTGCTCCTCTCTGTAAAGgtttttccacattggttacattcataacgtttttctccagtgtggattctctgatgtacagtaagactAGAGCTGTATCTGAAAGTCTTTTCACATTGattgcattcataaggtttctctccagtgtggattctttgatgATGATCAAGGCTAGCCCTttgtgtgaaagcctttccacactgatcacatttataaggtttctctttagtgtgggttctctgatgtacagtaaaaCTGCTCCTCTCTGTAAatgtctttccacattgattacattgatacggtttctctccagtgtggattctctgatggacagCAAGATTGGTGCTGGATCTGAAACCCTTTCCACATTGAtaacatttataaggtttctccccTGTGTGAATTCTCTCATGTAAAGCAAGACTGGCCCTttgtgtaaaagcctttccacattggttacattcataaggcttctcaccagtgtggattctctcatGTAGAACAAGCCTAGTACTGCAACCAAAAGTCTTTCcgcattgattacattcataaggtttctctccagtgtggattctgcCATGTAAAGTAAGACTGGCCCTTtttatgaaagtctttccacactgattgcattcataaggtttctccccagtatgGATTCTCCAATGTTGAGTAAGGCTGGAGCTAGATCTGAAAccttttccacattgattacattcataaggtttctctccagtgtggactCTCTGATGTACAGGAAGACTGGAGCTAtatctgaaagtctttccacattgattgcATTCATAacgtttctctccagtgtgggttctctgatgtacagtgAGACCACCCTTCTGTGTAAacgcctttccacattggttacattcataaagtttctctccagtgtgaattctctgatgtacaggAAGACTGGAGCTAcatctgaaagtctttccacattgattacactCATAacgtttctctccagtgtgggttctctgatgtacagtgAGACCACCCTTctgtgtaaaagcctttccacattgatcacattcgtaaggtttctctccagtgtggattctctgatgtacagcaaTATCATTCCTAaatctgaaagtctttccacattgatcacattcataagatttctttccagtgtggattctctggtgTATTATCAGGGATGAGGGTTCACTAAAAGCTTTGCCACATTCATGACACTCATATggcttttctccagtatgaattttctgatcATAAATGAGGGATGACTGCTGCCTGAAGGCTTTACCATaatgattacattcataaggtttctccccaACATGGATATTCTGATCATAGATTTCTCTCCAAGTGAAGTCATAAGAACCATCACTCATGAATTTATGCTTGTGAGTTTCTTCCAGAGAAAGGTGTAGCTCTGCAGTAGCTTCTTTCATTTCAAGTTTGATCTCTgtttctgaaaaaacaaaacataaaacacagtcacgtacacacacatatataattatatcccTTTCCTTCCATTAGCAAAATGGTTACATTCTATTCCCCTGAACAAAGAGAATCTTTGAATTTAAATAGGCAGAATCAATCAGTTGAAAATTCAATTCACATCTAAAGGTGATTTTATTTACAAAGAGCTTCATATATAACCACCTGGGATCCTCCTAACATACCAGCATTTGTCATAACATTCATCCAGAATGGCTGAGTGTCTTTGACCAAAATCCAGTGGCTAAAACCAGAACTGAAACCCTGTGACTGGGCATGCTCTGTCCACAGTATGAGACAGATCGTGTCCACTTTCAATCttgcttctttattt comes from Sarcophilus harrisii chromosome 5, mSarHar1.11, whole genome shotgun sequence and encodes:
- the LOC100915261 gene encoding zinc finger protein 160-like isoform X1 — encoded protein: MAPESQRPLPQELVTFRDVAVDFTREEWGLLDRAQKELYKEVMLENAQNLLSLGLPVPREEVISYLEQREAPWMLEQEDLRTGCPETEIKLEMKEATAELHLSLEETHKHKFMSDGSYDFTWREIYDQNIHVGEKPYECNHYGKAFRQQSSLIYDQKIHTGEKPYECHECGKAFSEPSSLIIHQRIHTGKKSYECDQCGKTFRFRNDIAVHQRIHTGEKPYECDQCGKAFTQKGGLTVHQRTHTGEKRYECNQCGKTFRCSSSLPVHQRIHTGEKLYECNQCGKAFTQKGGLTVHQRTHTGEKRYECNQCGKTFRYSSSLPVHQRVHTGEKPYECNQCGKGFRSSSSLTQHWRIHTGEKPYECNQCGKTFIKRASLTLHGRIHTGEKPYECNQCGKTFGCSTRLVLHERIHTGEKPYECNQCGKAFTQRASLALHERIHTGEKPYKCYQCGKGFRSSTNLAVHQRIHTGEKPYQCNQCGKTFTERSSFTVHQRTHTKEKPYKCDQCGKAFTQRASLDHHQRIHTGEKPYECNQCEKTFRYSSSLTVHQRIHTGEKRYECNQCGKTFTERSSFIVHQRTHTGEKPFACNQCGKTFRTRSGLAVHQRNHTGEKPYKCNQCGKAYPQRASLDHHQRIHTGEKPYECNQCGKTFTCRSSLTVHQRIHTGEKPYKCNQCGKTFRCSSSLPVHQRIHNGEKPYECNQCRKTFTQRAGLTVHQRIHTGEKP